aagtaaaaaagaaatgattaatttaaattatgaatattaacaagttatttacaaaataaattttttatatgtacataataagtaaaatttatatatttgtgacTTGGAATATcttgaataaaataacatgTTACAAGTAGATTACTTATATTCCTTTTATCACATATCCTTCCAAGTTAAAAAGTTTATTCCAAAGTATACAACATAATATGCATTAAGTAATATACAAACGATTATCATATTGCAttgaatcaaaataataaatgttttttttttttctttttttctttatatatatatagtactcTATATaagtacaatattattatacgcaTAGTATGTCTTaatcattgaataaatttaattccaattcattgaaattcaacttgaaaaatgttttttcacCATGTAATGAACATGGCTGATATAAAACCAATACTTCTTATAtctaaatacatttaaatctCTGATGGTTTAATTCTTAAAATCACAGGAACACTAGTGCATGGTAAAATGGCTAATTCTGTAACAACAGCTGACACTAAATCTGCCGGTGTAACGTCATAAGTAATATTAagaagatttaaatattttttcgttctccaATTTTGAAGTAATGACTTTTTTGTATTGCGATAAGTGGACATAATTAATTCATCGGCATTacctataaaagaaatatttaaaaaattagaatatctagaataaatacaatttaaatgattaattatatataacaaaccTAATTCATTATAAACTATCGAATCTGTCTGTACACGTTCACATGATTTGTGTGTTTCGCAGGCTACCAAAACTGGAACGTTGAAAGATCTTGCCATTAAAGCAACTAGTGCTGTACCAACTCTTGACATTACTGCACCATTTGCTAATATAGCATGTGCTCCAAGAAAAACTTTACTCAcctatgtaataataatttaatctaatgaaaattttttaaaattatctcatacaatttctatataattcgattgattttttatatttaaaaattttttatctcaaATATGAAAACTCACCTCTGGCATAACAAAACTAAGAGCATTAATCAATACATATGAGCAATCAATTCCATGCTTTGTTAAACGTCGCAATTGTTCTTTACCTTCCAACCATGGTCTTCCATCTACAATGATAACTCGAAATTGTTTTCCAGCATCATATGCatccattaaaattttttgaattaaagATGAACTGAAAGGAATATCATTACactttaataaatgtaacaagaaaggagagagattttatttaatatgatatatatatatatatatatatatatatatatatatataaaacataaatgtTATATGCAATCTAATATACTTACTATCCATAtgttaaaattacatttccattggatatttttgtttgtatagTTATAGATATACTTTCATCAGCAAGTTGAATCTGTTCCAAAATATAAGTGTCTATCGAACTCATCAACTTGTTTTTGGCctgagataaaaagaaaaaaaaaaaaaaaaaaatttgtaaaaatatttgtattgaaaaaaaacttatcataaataaataaaaaatatttacgtctATATCTGTAGATGTAGATACTAATTGAGTCATTTGCCATTTTAAATGGCGCAATGCATTTTGCATGGAAACAGCTAATGGCCTACACTGATTTAAATAAGCAACCGATTCTTTTAAGTTTGCTTCAAGACCTCTTACAAAATCAGTTTTTGATGGTTGTTCAAAATCTTCTATAAGCTGCTTCACAGCTACCAAAAATGCTACACATCTTGCATTACTTccaacaataattttattagcaTACTGTACACCGAGTTTTACTATCGCTGGATGTATTTTTGAATTAAGTACAGGAACATTATTCAAGGCAAGCTCTCTTTCatgatataaatgtttaaatagaTTTACTTCGTGTGTATTTccttttactattttcttgACGGTATTATTCATTGAATCATCTACAGTAGCTTCCACTGTAGTTGTTACAACTTGTTTCGGTTGAGTCGTATtacatttacttttaattttggTTCTTTCAATAACTTGCTCTTGTTTGGCAGCTCTTTGTGCCTCTTGTTTAGCTCTTCTCTCAGCACGTAATTCAGCTTTGCTTTTTCCTTCTGATTTAATATTCATACTTTCTATGATAAAATCTTCTATagtattaattgaattattctcggctatagatatattattcaattccAACTTTGTCACTTTACTTGTTTCTACCTTTATATTGTCATTAGAAATTTGATCTACTTTAACAGGAATATTCTGTTTTTCAGATGTACCAGTGGCAACTTTACCCTTGCCCTTGGAAGCAGCTTTTGCAGCTTTTCTTGCTTCACGCTCAGCTTTTATTTCCTCCCTCGTTTTAACTGTACCAGTCATTTTAGaatccattattttatttggtTGTACGTTTATTGTTGAATCAATACTATCTGATGTTGGATTtactgtaaataaaatattatgttaacaaagtatattcaaattaatcatttatatacatacttgaTAAAATTGATTCTTTAGACTCTTCAAAAGATTGCCTTTGTACAATAGGATTCTCTGAAGttgtttcaatatttaatgCTTCTTCTGATAATTGTTGGAATATTGATGAAGAAtcaatatcttctttttcttccaacgACGTGTGATTAAAATTCcttgataaatttatcttgTTTTCTAACATTAATTCCTTGTTAGAAATTGGTTCTATTGGACTTTGTTTATCAATAAGAGATTCTAGAGCGTTTGTATGatgatctattaaaaaaaacatgacttatatttttttttttttttttttttttttttttttatccaaattgaaaatataataactaacTTACCATATTTTAATGGGCAAGTCTCCGATGTAACaatattttctgtttctctcttttctaatgttttattattcaaagatATATTCTTACTTGCCACTTCATGATCCTTTTTTGCGTTAggtgttataaaatattttggtCTACACGGTGGTTTTTCAGATATTGAAAATGTATCAGACAATGGATCTACTTTAATATTACAAGATTCTAAATAAGATCTTTTTATCCCTGGGCTATTTTTCGTGCAATGATtctgttctttatttttagatttagGTAACGCCGAGTATACAACCGCTAGAGATGAGTCTGATGGATCTTCTGAATTCACATTAACAAGTTGTGTAAGGTACGTCTGtgatctatctttatcttgttTGTCATACTTAAATTCACATTCAATTGTCTCTTCAACTTTTCCAACAGCTTTGTTATGATTCCCTAAGGAAAGTAACGATTGTGCAAGAAGATCTTCAAAATGTTGCACATTATTAATATGAGTATCAAAAGTATTCTTTTCGGATTTAATACAACAGTTTGGCTCAAATTGTAGAAGATTAGTTGAGACAAGGGAAGTATCACAGTTACAAGTTTCCAATAATtttgctttttccttcttacgtAATCTACGAGCCTTTGATTTCGTTAATTTATTCTTCTCACTATCAAAATGAGCTTCTGTTTCCTGATTAATCTTTTCATCAACTCcattaataaattctaaaagaaattgatttctTGCTCTTCGAGCCTCGTTCAATCGTTTACGACGAAGATGCCTTGCTGCAGATCGTGTAATCAACTTGCTCTGTCCATCTTCTTCAAACTAAAAGAAcaattcaattgaattataattcgttcgaattaaaacgtatgatttatattttaaatatcaaagcaaaataataataaataattgtacgcatcaaggataaaaaatattaaataataattataatgtaataagtatgtctacataaaaaaaaaataaataaataaataaataaaaacgtaagaaaaagatttaaaaaaaagaaagaacagtgccaatatattaac
This DNA window, taken from Vespa velutina chromosome 12, iVesVel2.1, whole genome shotgun sequence, encodes the following:
- the LOC124953258 gene encoding translation initiation factor eIF-2B subunit delta isoform X1, translating into MDQEKNFEEDGQSKLITRSAARHLRRKRLNEARRARNQFLLEFINGVDEKINQETEAHFDSEKNKLTKSKARRLRKKEKAKLLETCNCDTSLVSTNLLQFEPNCCIKSEKNTFDTHINNVQHFEDLLAQSLLSLGNHNKAVGKVEETIECEFKYDKQDKDRSQTYLTQLVNVNSEDPSDSSLAVVYSALPKSKNKEQNHCTKNSPGIKRSYLESCNIKVDPLSDTFSISEKPPCRPKYFITPNAKKDHEVASKNISLNNKTLEKRETENIVTSETCPLKYDHHTNALESLIDKQSPIEPISNKELMLENKINLSRNFNHTSLEEKEDIDSSSIFQQLSEEALNIETTSENPIVQRQSFEESKESILSINPTSDSIDSTINVQPNKIMDSKMTGTVKTREEIKAEREARKAAKAASKGKGKVATGTSEKQNIPVKVDQISNDNIKVETSKVTKLELNNISIAENNSINTIEDFIIESMNIKSEGKSKAELRAERRAKQEAQRAAKQEQVIERTKIKSKCNTTQPKQVVTTTVEATVDDSMNNTVKKIVKGNTHEVNLFKHLYHERELALNNVPVLNSKIHPAIVKLGVQYANKIIVGSNARCVAFLVAVKQLIEDFEQPSKTDFVRGLEANLKESVAYLNQCRPLAVSMQNALRHLKWQMTQLVSTSTDIDAKNKLMSSIDTYILEQIQLADESISITIQTKISNGNVILTYGYSSLIQKILMDAYDAGKQFRVIIVDGRPWLEGKEQLRRLTKHGIDCSYVLINALSFVMPEVSKVFLGAHAILANGAVMSRVGTALVALMARSFNVPVLVACETHKSCERVQTDSIVYNELGNADELIMSTYRNTKKSLLQNWRTKKYLNLLNITYDVTPADLVSAVVTELAILPCTSVPVILRIKPSEI
- the LOC124953258 gene encoding translation initiation factor eIF-2B subunit delta isoform X2, encoding MCMQQFEEDGQSKLITRSAARHLRRKRLNEARRARNQFLLEFINGVDEKINQETEAHFDSEKNKLTKSKARRLRKKEKAKLLETCNCDTSLVSTNLLQFEPNCCIKSEKNTFDTHINNVQHFEDLLAQSLLSLGNHNKAVGKVEETIECEFKYDKQDKDRSQTYLTQLVNVNSEDPSDSSLAVVYSALPKSKNKEQNHCTKNSPGIKRSYLESCNIKVDPLSDTFSISEKPPCRPKYFITPNAKKDHEVASKNISLNNKTLEKRETENIVTSETCPLKYDHHTNALESLIDKQSPIEPISNKELMLENKINLSRNFNHTSLEEKEDIDSSSIFQQLSEEALNIETTSENPIVQRQSFEESKESILSINPTSDSIDSTINVQPNKIMDSKMTGTVKTREEIKAEREARKAAKAASKGKGKVATGTSEKQNIPVKVDQISNDNIKVETSKVTKLELNNISIAENNSINTIEDFIIESMNIKSEGKSKAELRAERRAKQEAQRAAKQEQVIERTKIKSKCNTTQPKQVVTTTVEATVDDSMNNTVKKIVKGNTHEVNLFKHLYHERELALNNVPVLNSKIHPAIVKLGVQYANKIIVGSNARCVAFLVAVKQLIEDFEQPSKTDFVRGLEANLKESVAYLNQCRPLAVSMQNALRHLKWQMTQLVSTSTDIDAKNKLMSSIDTYILEQIQLADESISITIQTKISNGNVILTYGYSSLIQKILMDAYDAGKQFRVIIVDGRPWLEGKEQLRRLTKHGIDCSYVLINALSFVMPEVSKVFLGAHAILANGAVMSRVGTALVALMARSFNVPVLVACETHKSCERVQTDSIVYNELGNADELIMSTYRNTKKSLLQNWRTKKYLNLLNITYDVTPADLVSAVVTELAILPCTSVPVILRIKPSEI
- the LOC124953258 gene encoding uncharacterized protein LOC124953258 isoform X3; translation: MDQEKNFEEDGQSKLITRSAARHLRRKRLNEARRARNQFLLEFINGVDEKINQETEAHFDSEKNKLTKSKARRLRKKEKAKLLETCNCDTSLVSTNLLQFEPNCCIKSEKNTFDTHINNVQHFEDLLAQSLLSLGNHNKAVGKVEETIECEFKYDKQDKDRSQTYLTQLVNVNSEDPSDSSLAVVYSALPKSKNKEQNHCTKNSPGIKRSYLESCNIKVDPLSDTFSISEKPPCRPKYFITPNAKKDHEVASKNISLNNKTLEKRETENIVTSETCPLKYDHHTNALESLIDKQSPIEPISNKELMLENKINLSRNFNHTSLEEKEDIDSSSIFQQLSEEALNIETTSENPIVQRQSFEESKESILSINPTSDSIDSTINVQPNKIMDSKMTGTVKTREEIKAEREARKAAKAASKGKGKVATGTSEKQNIPVKVDQISNDNIKVETSKVTKLELNNISIAENNSINTIEDFIIESMNIKSEGKSKAELRAERRAKQEAQRAAKQEQVIERTKIKSKCNTTQPKQVVTTTVEATVDDSMNNTVKKIVKGNTHEVNLFKHLYHERELALNNVPVLNSKIHPAIVKLGVQYANKIIVGSNARCVAFLVAVKQLIEDFEQPSKTDFVRGLEANLKESVAYLNQCRPLAVSMQNALRHLKWQMTQLVSTSTDIDAKNKLMSSIDTYILEQIQLADESISITIQTKISNGNVILTYGYSSLIQKILMDAYDAGKQFRVIIVDGRPWLEGKEQLRRLTKHGIDCSYVLINALSFVMPEIKLLLHR